The stretch of DNA TAGAAGGTGCCTAGTAACTAAACCTTGTGGTTGAATATATTGATTATTCTCCGGCATTGCGACCATATGATTATTCTCCGGCATTGCAACCATATGATTAGTAGGGTTCCATCTtttgaagaaaaaagaaaattacGACAATAATTATAGTtgttagcttaattgctttctaAATCTTAAGATTTGTATTCTAATCTACACAATAGGTAAAGCATATAACATACCTATTTGTAATAGATGGATGAGATTCACCAAATTTGATGTTACCGGTCGTTTGCATATGTTCCCCAAATCCCATCTACATTGCGATTTTTCATGatcaaatttcataattaagCGGATTTAAATTAAATGGAATAATTAAAGATACGAAGAAGAACGGGTTTAATTAATAACTTAGAGAAAGGTTGGTCATAAATCCACCGGACAAATAACTCTGTCCAAGTGACATAGTCTTAGACTTGTGCATTTCTAGTGGGTATGTAAACTGAATTACTGAATCGTCCTAAATCGAACTAAATCTATTCAAATAGgtatattttaaaaaatattttgtcCGGTTAAGGAAAATATCTTCtaagataagaaaaaaaaaatgcaataaatCTAGACATACCATGAAATTATTAGGATGGTTGTAACCCGGAGGTGGTACCGGTACGTAACCATATGGTGCAAACGATGATTGCAATGCTGCCTGATGATAACCAGCTTGTATTCTCATATCCTCCTACATATGTTAATATGCCAAAACAAATAAATAATGCAAGGGAAAATATCAAAATAAGTATATGTAGCGGATGATCTAAATTCATGTTTTTTCATCAATTTCTTTGCATGATAATTACGTCGATAATTTATTATCGTAGATTTAAAAACTTTAGTGTTTTATTCGGTTGTCAAAGTCAAACCCAAAACCTCTACTTAAATAAGCAAAACTACTAGGATATTCACAAAAAAGTTGTAAGAAAGTTCATTAATCAACGATCATCCGCTTAAACAATAATATTGATAGCGCGATAATGACCTGAAACGGGGAAGGAGAGAAAGAGGTAGGGAATGAAGGAAATTGATGTTGAGGGATGAATCCAAAATTGGCCATTTGAGTGTGTAGTCTAATCTTCTCTAATTGAGCAACTCCAAGTCCTCTTTGAGGTTGCTTTGGCTTATCTAAATTACTATTATTACTTGAGCTCTTACTTTTCTTTGATGAATTAGAGGATGAAGACCCTTCATGTTTTTTATCATTTCCCATGATAATAATAAgtaaatttaattattatttttttatcttTGTGAAAATGTATTCTTATGACGACAATTGATTATTTACCGTTTAATTCTTCCCCTTTTATATAGCTTATTATCATGGTCTTTACTTATCCTTGAGTAACTATCGCTTGGCTGGATATCAGATTTTGAAGATTTTTTAGTATATTTGTACAATTACAACAAGGATCTTATGGGTGGTTTCTTTCTCTATTTTCACTATACACTAATAAACATACTTAGGGAACTCTAGATTTCATTGATTTGTGTTTTAATTTGGATTCTTAGATATACTTCCATCCACTAGTCCATCGAATTAGTATAGATCTCATATAATGCATGAATGGAATATATAAGATTTATTAAAGCTTTCGGTTGACAACTCACCAATATTTCACGTTTTTCATCCTTGTATtttaatttgagaaaagaaaataaaaactgCAAACTTGATCAAGAGATTTGATTATAATGTCATAAAATGTATATTTTAAAGAAAATATTTGTCATACCACAAAAGATAATGATATCGTTTTATGAATTTTTACTAATAGCATATCTAATCTAAGTTAtctatttaataattaattaataatatatataaaaaaaacggAAACCAGCTACTTAATTCAACTAATGgcataaattataaaaattcataATAGTATATACTCCCTCCTTCCTGGTCAATTATTTACCTATTCTATTTTTGGAtgtcttaatcaattgtttgcctttctattttaagaatgtctTTAGGCACTGTTTGACAATGCATTTTAGGTACTTTATTTGGTCAAACTAGATTATTTGACCAAACTTTCAGGTAtcttatttttttgtaagcgtatgacaagtagcttatttaagcaaataagctacctgaaatgaaatgctacatagagtagcatttgatatttcaggtacctgatttgcttttattttccttttttaccccttaaatctatagtattaaataattatcatatctttCTACGTAATTTTACCaaatcagttagcttttcagttagtttgtcaaacaattttttatataatcagttattttatcagctcctaattttcagctaccttatcaattACCTTTTCATGTTTCAGTTAATTTGTCAGTTTTGAGCTACCTTTTCAAGTTTCAGCTACATTTTcaccaaacagagccttaataGGCAATTGAATCCTCCCCACTCAATTTGGGTCACTTGTAATCTCATAATTGATcttttcctcctttcttagggggTGTTTGGCCAAGCTTTCTAAGTGCTTTTCTAATTGTAAAAGTAGAAGTTGAGCCaaacactataatttagggagataaaaaactacttttgaaaagtcagaagttaataaaaagctactagaaacagaagcaccaaattgatgcttctgcttctacttctcccaaaaactcttaggattatggaaactaaaaaaaaaaaagcagtagtaggccaaacacatcaatttgttaagaaactacttttac from Silene latifolia isolate original U9 population chromosome 10, ASM4854445v1, whole genome shotgun sequence encodes:
- the LOC141608161 gene encoding protein SPEAR3-like; this translates as MGNDKKHEGSSSSNSSKKSKSSSNNSNLDKPKQPQRGLGVAQLEKIRLHTQMANFGFIPQHQFPSFPTSFSPSPFQEDMRIQAGYHQAALQSSFAPYGYVPVPPPGYNHPNNFMMGFGEHMQTTGNIKFGESHPSITNRWNPTNHMVAMPENNHMVAMPENNQYIQPQGLVTRHLLSHVEQNNGRNNSLQSNVSSSRSRTEDEELDLELKL